Proteins from one Thermobifida alba genomic window:
- a CDS encoding glycosyltransferase family 2 protein — protein MRQHRETGGPVTVVVATRNRREELHRTLRMLGRLRPRPPVVVVDNASTDGTADSVRDLFPEVQVVTLARNVGAAARNVGVSLARTPYAAFCDDDSWWEPGALERAADAFDAHPRLGLVAASVRVGAEGRPDPLNEQLARGLGTVPGLPGPRVLGFMACAAVVRVAAFEEVGGFNPLLFFAGEETLLALDLAAAGWEPCHLPEVWACHHPSVRRPPGPWRRRLEQRNAVLTMWLRRPVPRALAATADLARRARADAPARAALADVLRALPRVLAARRRLPPSVEGDLRVLEAG, from the coding sequence GTGAGGCAGCACCGGGAGACGGGGGGACCGGTCACCGTCGTCGTCGCCACCCGCAACCGCAGGGAGGAGCTGCACCGGACGCTGCGCATGCTGGGGCGGCTGCGGCCCCGCCCGCCGGTGGTCGTCGTGGACAACGCCTCCACCGACGGCACCGCCGACTCGGTGCGCGACCTCTTCCCCGAGGTGCAGGTGGTGACGCTGGCCCGCAACGTCGGGGCCGCCGCCCGCAACGTCGGCGTGTCCCTGGCCCGCACCCCCTACGCCGCGTTCTGCGACGACGACTCCTGGTGGGAGCCGGGGGCGCTGGAGCGGGCGGCCGACGCCTTCGACGCCCACCCCCGGCTGGGGCTGGTGGCGGCGTCGGTGCGGGTCGGCGCGGAGGGCCGCCCCGACCCCCTCAACGAGCAGCTGGCGCGCGGGCTGGGCACCGTGCCGGGCCTGCCCGGCCCCCGCGTCCTGGGGTTCATGGCGTGCGCCGCGGTCGTGCGCGTCGCGGCGTTCGAGGAGGTCGGCGGGTTCAACCCGCTGCTGTTCTTCGCCGGGGAGGAGACCCTGCTCGCCCTGGACCTGGCCGCCGCCGGATGGGAGCCGTGCCACCTGCCGGAGGTGTGGGCCTGCCACCACCCCTCCGTGCGGCGGCCGCCCGGCCCGTGGCGGCGCCGCCTGGAGCAGCGCAACGCGGTGCTCACCATGTGGCTGCGCCGCCCCGTGCCGCGCGCGCTCGCCGCCACCGCGGACCTGGCCCGCCGCGCGCGGGCCGACGCCCCGGCCCGCGCGGCCCTCGCCGACGTGCTGCGCGCCCTGCCGCGCGTGCTCGCGGCCCGCCGCCGCCTGCCGCCGTCGGTGGAGGGCGACCTGCGCGTGCTGGAGGCGGGGTGA
- a CDS encoding glycosyltransferase family 2 protein, with protein sequence MSAGPRVGVVVITHQRRPEVLHTLRRLRDLPERPPVVVVDNASTDGTADAVAAQHPEAALVRSPVNLGAVARNVGVEALDTPYVAFCDDDTWWEPGSLARAADLFDADPRLGCLTARILVEPEGREDPITPELRGSPLPGPPDLPGPVLLSVLAGASVFRVSAFTEAGGFSPRLWLGGEEELLSLDLAAAGWWMCWVEDMVVHHAASRVRDSRVRRRLGIRNTLWTAWLRRPAGGALLRTGAVLRAVPRDATSLRAVAEAAAGLPWVLRERRPVPYSVERGLRMLAEPQRHSRARRYVG encoded by the coding sequence GTGAGCGCCGGGCCGCGGGTCGGCGTCGTGGTCATCACCCACCAGCGCCGCCCGGAGGTGCTGCACACCCTGCGCCGGCTGCGCGACCTGCCGGAGCGGCCCCCGGTCGTGGTGGTGGACAACGCCTCCACCGACGGCACCGCCGACGCGGTCGCCGCACAGCACCCGGAGGCGGCGCTCGTCCGCTCCCCGGTGAACCTGGGCGCGGTGGCCCGCAACGTCGGCGTGGAGGCGCTGGACACCCCGTACGTGGCGTTCTGCGACGACGACACCTGGTGGGAGCCGGGCTCGCTGGCGCGCGCCGCCGACCTGTTCGACGCCGACCCCCGGCTCGGCTGCCTGACCGCGCGCATCCTGGTGGAGCCGGAGGGGCGGGAGGACCCGATCACCCCGGAGCTGCGGGGCTCCCCGCTGCCGGGGCCGCCGGACCTGCCGGGGCCGGTGCTGCTGAGCGTGCTGGCGGGCGCGTCGGTGTTCCGGGTGAGCGCGTTCACCGAGGCCGGCGGGTTCTCCCCGCGGCTGTGGCTGGGCGGGGAGGAGGAGCTGCTGTCGCTGGACCTGGCCGCCGCCGGGTGGTGGATGTGCTGGGTGGAGGACATGGTGGTGCACCACGCCGCGTCCCGGGTGCGCGACAGCCGTGTCCGCCGCCGCCTGGGCATCCGCAACACGCTGTGGACGGCGTGGCTGCGCCGCCCGGCGGGCGGGGCGCTGCTGCGCACCGGCGCGGTGCTGCGCGCCGTGCCCCGGGACGCGACCAGCCTGCGGGCGGTGGCCGAGGCGGCAGCGGGCCTGCCGTGGGTCCTGCGGGAGCGCCGCCCCGTGCCGTACTCGGTCGAACGGGGCCTGCGGATGCTCGCCGAACCCCAGCGGCACTCCCGGGCGCGGCGCTACGTGGGCTGA